The Verrucomicrobiia bacterium genome window below encodes:
- a CDS encoding ABC transporter ATP-binding protein, whose translation MKIEIRALTKRFGKTCALDRVSFSLEPGQIVAVLGANGAGKTTLLNCLAGLLAPTEGAVYFDDMPFNRGRLDLRRKLHFLPDFPLLCDHWTIIQHLATVLRIYEADTPGVENVVLELFRKLDLLPLAEKPLGYLSRGQRYKTALAALLAVNPELWLLDEPFASGMDPHGLQIFKEEARQAARHGRVIIFTTQILDVVERFADRVCVLHEGEVRALEKVSQLQATGPGTEALAALFQQLREQP comes from the coding sequence ATGAAAATTGAGATTCGCGCCCTCACCAAACGCTTCGGCAAAACGTGCGCCCTGGATCGGGTTTCGTTCAGCCTTGAACCGGGGCAGATTGTGGCGGTACTGGGCGCCAACGGCGCCGGCAAAACCACCCTGCTGAACTGTCTGGCCGGTCTGCTGGCGCCCACCGAGGGGGCGGTTTATTTCGACGACATGCCGTTCAACCGCGGCCGGCTGGATTTGCGGCGCAAGTTGCATTTCCTGCCTGATTTTCCGCTGCTTTGCGACCACTGGACGATCATCCAGCACCTGGCCACCGTGTTGCGCATTTACGAGGCGGACACCCCGGGGGTGGAAAACGTGGTGCTGGAACTTTTCCGGAAATTGGATTTGCTGCCCCTGGCTGAAAAGCCGCTGGGTTACCTCTCCCGCGGCCAGCGATACAAGACCGCGCTGGCGGCGTTGTTGGCGGTGAATCCTGAACTATGGCTATTGGACGAGCCCTTTGCCTCGGGCATGGACCCGCATGGCCTGCAAATCTTCAAGGAGGAGGCCCGGCAGGCCGCCCGGCACGGGCGGGTGATTATCTTTACCACGCAAATCCTCGATGTGGTGGAGCGCTTTGCCGACCGTGTGTGCGTGTTGCACGAAGGCGAGGTGCGCGCCCTGGAAAAGGTGTCCCAACTGCAGGCAACCGGCCCGGGGACCGAGGCGCTGGCGGCCTTGTTCCAACAATTACGGGAGCAACCGTGA